One Fundulus heteroclitus isolate FHET01 chromosome 11, MU-UCD_Fhet_4.1, whole genome shotgun sequence DNA segment encodes these proteins:
- the LOC118564642 gene encoding retinoblastoma-associated protein-like: KQIPTLVSLQGSPLFELLQQEHASAAAEPVETTASFSQPLQHNHTAADLYLSPVRQGLRVLPSDSPATPPQQPTASQSSAQAPCQAPRQPKSNSLSLFYKKLYRLAYTRLKTLCSYLLSSHPELEPIIWTLFQYTLQHEYELMRDRHLDQLMMSAMYAICKVKSVDLRFKSIVSAYKNMANTNQETFKNVLITEGHYDSIIVFYNQVFMQKLKTNILQHASTKPPPPSPIPQMPRSPYKFPNSPLRVPGSNNVYISPLKNSRMSPGIMTPRSRMLVSIGESFGLSNRFQKINQMVNSSERSHKRTMDSGSTLKPLKRLRFDMDGQDEADGSKPGGDSTLIQKLTEMSSTWSRMHEQKMKEDPDTREEPQ, from the exons AAGCAAATACCGACGCTTGTGTCTCTGCAGGGCTCCCCGCTGTTCGAGCTCCTGCAGCAGGAGCATGCGAGCGCAGCAGCAGAGCCGGTGGAGACCACAGCCAGTTTCAGCCAACCGCTGCAGCACAACCACACCGCCGCTGACCT atatctCTCCCCTGTGCGCCAAGGCTTGCGGGTCTTGCCTTCCGATTCCCCGGCCACGCCCCCCCAGCAGCCCACCGCCTCTCAGTCCAGCGCTCAGGCCCCCTGCCAAGCTCCAAGGCAGCCAAAATCCAACTCCCTCAGTCTTTTCTATAAGAAAT TGTACCGCCTGGCCTATACGAGGCTAAAGACACTCTGCTCCTACCTGCTGTCCTCTCACCCTGAACTGGAGCCTATAATATGGACCCTGTTCCAGTACACCCTGCAGCACGAGTACGAGCTGATGAGAGACCGCCACCTGGACCAG CTGATGATGTCAGCCATGTACGCCATATGCAAAGTGAAGAGCGTCGACCTGCGCTTCAAGTCCATTGTCTCGGCCTACAAGAACATGGCCAACACCAACCAGGAG ACCTTTAAGAACGTGCTGATCACCGAAGGCCACTATGACTCCATCATCGTCTTCTACAACCAAGTGTTCATGCAGAAGTTGAAAACGAATATCCTGCAACATGCGTCCACCAAG cCGCCTCCCCCCTCTCCGATCCCTCAAATGCCTCGCAGCCCATACAAGTTCCCCAACTCTCCTCTGCGCGTGCCTGGGAGCAACAACGTCTACATCTCCCCTCTGAAGAACTCCCGCATGTCTCCGGGTATCATGACTCCTCGCTCCAG AATGCTGGTGTCCATTGGCGAATCGTTTGGG CTGAGCAACCGCTTCCAGAAGATCAACCAGATGGTCAACAGCAGCGAACGCTCCCACAAGAGGACGATGGACTCAGGCTCCACTCTGAAGCCTCTGAAGAGGCTTCGCTTCGACATGGACGGGCAGGATGAAGCCGACGGCAG CAAACCTGGAGGAGATTCAACCCTGATACAGAAACTTACAGAGATGA GCTCCACTTGGAGTCGCATGCACGAGCAGAAGATGAAGGAGGATCCCGACACGAGGGAGGAGCCGCAGTGA
- the LOC105929394 gene encoding lysophosphatidic acid receptor 6 has protein sequence MDLNMSNPTLSHCEKNDEFKYHLYSVIFTLVFAVGLLFNAMAAYIFLCTLNTRNETTTYMLNLVVSDTLFVLSLPFRIAYFIKRDWVFGSVLCKISVSLFYTNMYGSILFLTCISMDRFLAIVHPFRSQGIRTKRNARLACLAVWVMVLCGSIPTGILLDTSSNDTDSSFNSSTNFCFENYSKKQWKAELSRVVIFIETVGFILPLAINVFCSVMVLRTLRSPTTISRGGSLNKAKILRMIVVHLLVFCFCFIPYNVNLIFYTLVRSKVLKGCQAEYVVRTIYPIALCIAVTNCCFDPVIYYFTSETIKNSIKRKSIAWYNRVRLLDTVHGESSQNSPSMITKSYLLRSKGLRVNDNESTA, from the coding sequence ATGGATTTAAACATGAGCAATCCCACTCTAAGCCATTGTGAAAAGAACGATGAGTTTAAGTACCATCTGTACAGCGTGATATTTACCCTGGTGTTTGCAGTGGGACTTTTATTCAACGCCATGGCGGCGTACATCTTCCTCTGCACGTTGAACACGAGGAATGAGACCACCACGTACATGTTGAACCTCGTGGTCTCGGACACTCTCTTCGTCCTGAGCCTGCCCTTTCGGATCGCGTACTTCATCAAAAGGGACTGGGTGTTCGGCAGCGTCCTCTGCAAGATCTCCGTGTCCCTGTTCTACACCAACATGTACGGCAGCATCCTCTTCCTCACCTGCATCAGCATGGACCGCTTCCTGGCCATCGTCCACCCGTTCCGGTCGCAGGGGATCCGCACGAAGAGGAACGCCCGGCTGGCCTGCCTGGCGGTGTGGGTGATGGTCCTCTGTGGCAGCATACCCACCGGCATCCTGCTGGACACGTCCTCAAACGACACCGACTCTTCCTTCAACTCCtccaccaacttctgcttcgaGAATTACTCGAAAAAGCAGTGGAAGGCCGAGCTGTCGAGGGTGGTGATTTTCATTGAGACCGTGGGCTTCATCCTGCCGCTGGCGATCAACGTGTTTTGCTCTGTGATGGTGCTGAGGACACTGAGGAGTCCCACCACCATCAGTCGCGGAGGGAGCCTCAACAAGGCCAAGATCTTGAGGATGATCGTCGTGCATCTGCTCGTCTTCTGCTTCTGTTTCATCCCCTACAACGTGAACCTGATCTTCTACACCCTGGTGCGCTCCAAGGTCCTAAAGGGGTGCCAGGCGGAGTATGTGGTCAGAACCATCTACCCCATAGCCCTCTGCATAGCGGTGACCAACTGCTGCTTTGATCCCGTCATTTACTACTTCACATCAGAGACGATAAAGAACTCCATCAAGCGAAAGTCGATAGCTTGGTACAACAGGGTGCGACTACTCGACACGGTGCACGGAGAAAGCTCACAAAACAGTCCAAGTATGATAACCAAGAGCTACTTACTGAGGAGCAAGGGACTCAGAGTAAATGACAATGAGTCCACAGCCTGA